The Camelus dromedarius isolate mCamDro1 chromosome 8, mCamDro1.pat, whole genome shotgun sequence genome includes a window with the following:
- the PPRC1 gene encoding peroxisome proliferator-activated receptor gamma coactivator-related protein 1 isoform X1 has translation MLTNYLFLPFPCLEILMILQTVPSGTNFPLLLQPTPVGSPLQALGQGQEVLLHEEGDDSGFVSLSRLGPCLRDKDLEMEELILQDGTLLGTMHSYMDASLISLIEDFGSLGESRLSLEDQNEVSLLTALTEILDNADSENLSPFDSIPDSELLVSPREGSSLHRLLSLSRTPPERDLITPADPLGSSTGSSRMNGVEMSLTDPPWDFSPPSFLETSSPKLPSWRPPRSRPRWGQSPPPQQRSDGEEEEEVAGFSSELLAGELNNSVSSIPDFPMHLACPEEEDKTATAEMAVQAAGDESISSLSELVRAMHPYCLPNLTHLTALEDELQEQPDDLTLPEDCVVLEIVGQAATAGNDLEIPVVVRQIPAGPQPVLLDDSLEASSALQLLMPTLEAETEAAVPKEALCPEKEGLSLDSKEKLQSACLLEPREVMEPVAPKGPQNPPANATLSSQRARKGRRKKNKEQPAACAESYARRLRSASRGQSTVVTEVTSQAGKLPQEDLQRGVGPSCGRGKPRAWARAWAAVLEKPSSGNLESSAGQASPAQEGPPDLYPNLVDPIQADPVSAHLLVESAQADPMPLDSVEADPTAVDPVLADPVPVAPALVDLASASSELVDPLPADPVLIDPVLADSAAIDPAVVVPISDDLPSVDPVLIIPVQVDSVPSDLAPADPVLVKSRPTDPRRGAVSSAQGSPAPQLLESESSDPPKAISPEVKEVVGPLKGECGTSAITQEVRPRPLSLSEYRRRRQQRQVEAEERSSQPPAGKWPSLPETPTGLADIPCLVIPPAPAKKTALQRNPEAPPEACFVPVGPSPASPNPEPPATKPMASTPTEQVSSQEMPVPARPPPPTVQSMPPTMPTALPFPSGGLVMTPMLSLPSNGQGVPSVPPPPLQPPSLPMSMGPVPPDPYTHYGPVPPWPCYPPVSPSGYPCLPPPPTVPLVSGTPGAYAVPPTCNVPWVPPPAAVPPYSSTCTYGPLGWGPGLQHPPFWPPVPPPPLSLTSVGRAIPPSKVEPSGIPAGPPESVLTVPMAPPLSLGEAGQGAPQIEPTKVEVKPVPASPHLKHKVSSPVHSPPIKASPCLSAESVSVEETASENLKPETQETRPREKPPSPVAKAVLTPASRQSTATKLPAVHPARLRKLSFRPNPRTQGPEDVVQAFISEIGIEASDLSSLLEQFEKSEAKKECPPPAPADSLAVGNSGSVDTPQEKRPLDRLQAPELANVAGLTPPATPPHQLWKPLAAVSLLAKAKSPKSTAQEGTLKPEGVTEAKHPAAARFQEGVHGPSPVHVGSGDHDYCVRSRTPPKKTPALVIPEVGSRWNVKRHQDITIKPVLSLGPASPLPPCTAASQEPLDHRTSNEQADPPAPCLAPSALLSPEASPCRNDMNTRTPPDPSAKQQSVRCYRKACRSASPPGQGWQGRRGRSSRSVSSGSNRTSEASSSSSSSSSSSSRSRSRSLSPPHKRWRRSSCSSSGRSRRCSSSSSSSSSSSSSSSSSSSSRSRSRSPSPRRRSDRRRRYSSYRSHDHYQRQRVLQKERAIEERRVVFIGKIPGRMTRSELKQRFSVFGEIEECTIHFRVQGDNYGFVTYRYAEEAFAAIESGHKLRQADEQPFDLCFGGRRQFCKRSYSDLDSNREDFDPAPVKSKFDSLDFDTLLKQAQKNLRR, from the exons AGCAGATTATCTCTGGAGGACCAGAATGAAGTGTCGCTGCTCACAGCTCTCACAGAGATCTTGGACAATGCAGATTCCGAGAACCTGTCTCCGTTTGACAGCATTCCTGACTCAGAGCTGCTTGTGTCACCTCGGGAGGGCTCCTCT CTACACAGGCTGCTCAGTCTCTCTCGGACACCCCCAGAACGTGACCTCATCACCCCAGCTGATCCACTGGGCTCCAGCACAGGCAGTAGTAGAATGAATGGG GTTGAGATGTCTCTCACAGATCCCCCTTGGGACTTCTCTCCACCTTCCTTCTTGGAGACCTCCTCCCCCAAGCTTCCTAGCTGGAGACCCCCAAGATCAAGACCCCGCTGGGGccagtcccctcctccccagcagcgtagtgatggggaagaggaggaggaggtggctggctTCAGCAGTGAGTTGCTTGCTGGGGAGCTCAACAACTCTGTGAGCAGCATCCCAGACTTCCCCATGCACCTGGCCTGTCCTGAGGAGGAAGATAAAACAGCAACAGCAGAGATGGCAGTGCAGGCAGCTGGTGATGAGAGCATCTCCTCCCTGAGTGAGCTGGTGCGGGCTATGCACCCATATTGCCTGCCCAACCTCACCCACCTGACAGCACTTGAGGATGAGCTTCAGGAGCAGCCGGATGACCTGACGCTGCCTGAGGATTGTGTGGTGCTGGAGATTGTGGGCCAGGCAGCCACAGCTGGCAATGACCTGGAAATACCAGTTGTAGTGCGACAGATCCCTGCTGGACCTCAGCCTGTGCTCCTTGATGACTCCCTAGAGGCCAGTTCAGCCTTGCAGCTGCTCATGCCTACactggaggcagagacagaggctgCTGTGCCCAAGGAAGCCCTCTGCCCTGAGAAAGAGGGGTTGTCACTGGACTCAAAGGAAAAGCTGCAGTCGGCCTGCTTGTTGGAGCCCAGGGAGGTCATGGAGCCAGTGGCACCCAAGGGGCCTCAGAACCCACCAGCCAATGCAACGCTGAGTTCCCAGAGAGCTCgaaagggcaggaggaagaagaaCAAGGAGCAGCCAGCTGCCTGTGCAGAAAGCTATGCCCGGAGGCTGAGGTCAGCCTCTCGTGGGCAGTCTACAGTGGTTACAGAGGTGACCTCTCAGGCAGGCAAGTTGCCTCAGGAGGACCTTCAGAGAGGGGTTGGACCTTCCTGTGGTAGAGGGAAACCCCGGGCTTGGGCTCGGGCCTGGGCAGCTGTCTTGGAGAAGCCTAGCTCTGGGAACTTGGAGAGTAGTGCTGGACAAGCTAGTCCTGCTCAAGAAGGTCCGCCAGACCTCTACCCCAACCTCGTTGACCCCATCCAAGCCGACCCTGTTTCAGCCCATCTCTTGGTTGAATCTGCTCAAGCTGACCCCATGCCACTTGACTCTGTTGAAGCTGATCCTACTGCAGTTGATCCTGTTCTAGCTGACCCTGTACCTGTTGCTCCTGCATTGGTTGACCTTGCTTCAGCCAGCTCAGAGCTTGTTGACCCTCTCCCAGCTGACCCAGTGCTGATTGACCCAGTCCTGGCTGACTCAGCAGCAATTGACCCTGCAGTGGTTGTCCCAATCTCAGATGACTTGCCTTCAGTTGACCCTGTTCTGATTATCCCAGTACAAGTTGACTCTGTTCCCAGTGACCTGGCTCCAGCTGACCCTGTACTAGTTAAGTCTAGGCCAACTGATCCCAGACGTGGTGCAGTATCATCAGCCCAGGGGAGTCCAGCCCCCCAGCTCCTGGAGTCAGAGTCCTCAGACCCCCCAAAGGCCATCAGTCCTGAGGTCAAAGAAGTCGTGGGTCCTCTGAAGGGGGAATGTGGTACCAGTGCCATAACCCAGGAGGTTAGACCTAGGCCTCTTAGCCTATCTGAGTACCGGCGACGAAGGCAGCAGCGTCAAGTAGAGGCAGAAGAGAGgagctcccagcccccagctgggaAGTGGCCCAGCCTCCCAGAGACTCCCACAGGGCTGGCAGACATCCCTTGTCTTGTCATCCCGCCAGCCCCAGCCAAGAAGACAGCTCTGCAGAGAAACCCTGAGGCTCCtcctgaggcttgctttgtgccTGTGGGtccctctcctgcttctcctAATCCCGAGCCACCTGCAACCAAACCTATGGCCTCAACTCCCACTGAGCAGGTGTCATCCCAAGAGATGCCAGTGCCAGCAAGACCTCCACCTCCTACCGTGCAGTCCATGCCCCCTACAATGCCCACTGCTCTGCCTTTTCCCTCAGGTGGGCTGGTCATGACCCCTATGCTGTCCCTTCCCTCAAACGGGCAAGGGGTCCCCAGTGTGCCCCCACCACCCTTGCAGCCTCCGAGTCTTCCGATGTCTATGGGGCCAGTGCCACCTGATCCCTATACCCACTATGGCCCTGTACCACCCTGGCCTTGTTATCCCCCTGTGTCCCCTTCTGGGTATCCTTGCTTGCCACCCCCGCCAACAGTGCCCCTAGTGTCTGGTACTCCTGGCGCCTATGCTGTGCCCCCTACTTGTAATGTGCCTTGGGTACCTCCTCCTGCCGCAGTCCCACCTTATAGCTCCACCTGTACCTATGGGCCTTTGGGATGGGGCCCAGGGCTACAACACCCTCCATTCTGGCCTCCTGTTCCCCCACCTCCTTTGTCTCTAACCTCTGTTGGGAGAGCTATTCCTCCATCCAAGGTGGAGCCCAGTGGCATCCCAGCTGGCCCTCCTGAAAGTGTACTAACTGTGCCAATGGCTCCTCCCCTCAGTCTTGGGGAAGCTGGTCAGGGAGCTCCACAGATAGAGCCCACCAAGGTAGAGGTCAAGCCAGTGCCTGCATCTCCCCATCTGAAACACAAGGTGTCCTCCCCGGTGCACAGCCCTCCGATCAAGGCTTCACCGTGCCTGTCTGCTGAGAGTGTATCTGTTGAGGAAACTGCATCAGAGAATCTAAAGCCTGAGACCCAGGAGACTAGGCCCAGGGAGAAGCCTCCATCTCCTGTTGCCAAGGCTGTTCTCACACCTGCATCAAGACAGAGCACTGCCACCAAACTGCCTGCTGTCCACCCAGCCCGTCTAAGGAAACTGTCCTTCCGGCCTAACCCCCGTACCCAGGGTCCTGAGGATGTGGTGCAGGCTTTCATCAGTGAGATTG GAATTGAGGCATCGGACCTGTCCAGTCTGCTGGAGCAGTTTGAGAAATCAGAAG CCAAAAAGGAGTGCCCTCCCCCGGCTCCTGCTGACAGCCTGGCTGTAGGAAACTCAGG CAGCGTTGACACTCCCCAGGAGAAGAGGCCCCTAGACCGGTTACAAGCCCCAGAACTGGCCAACGTGGCAG gGCTCACCCCTCCAGCTACCCCTCCCCATCAGTTATGGAAGCCCCTGGCTGCTGTTTCACTGCTGGCTAAAGCCAAATCTCCTAAGTCCACCGCCCAGGAGGGAACCCTGAAGCCTGAAGGAGTTACAGAGGCCAAACATCCAGCTGCAGCCCGCTTCCAAGAAGGGGTCCATGGCCCTAGTCCAGTCCATGTGGGCTCTGGGGACCATGACTATTGTGTCCGGAGCaggacccccccaaaaaagacgcCGGCCCTAGTCATTCCAGAGGTGGGCTCCCGGTGGAACGTCAAACGCCATCAGGATATCACCATCAAACCCGTCTTGTCCCTGGGCCcagccagccccctgcccccatgcACAGCTGCCTCCCAGGAGCCACTTGATCACAGGACTAGCAATGAGCAGGCAGATCCTCCAGCCCCCTGCCTTGCCCCATCTGCCTTGCTGTCCCCTGAGGCCTCACCCTGCCGGAATGACATGAACACTAGGACTCCCCCTGACCCCTCAGCCAAGCAGCAGTCAGTTCGCTGTTATCGAAAAGCCTGCAGGTCAGCCAGccccccaggccagggctggcAGGGCCGCCGTGGCCGCAGCAGCCGTTCTGTCAGCTCTGGGTCCAACCGGACCAGCGAAgcatcttcctcctcatcctcatcGTCGTCTTCCTCATCCCGGTCCCGGTCCAGGTCCCTCTCCCCCCCACACAAGAGGTGGCGAAG GTCCAGTTGCAGTTCCTCTGGACGTTCCCGAAGatgctcttcctcttcctcttcctcatcttcctcttcctcttcctcatcctcatCATCCAGTTCCCGAAGCCGGTCCCGCTCTCCATCCCCACGCCGGAGAAGTGACAGGAGGCGGCG GTACAGTTCTTATCGTTCACACGACCATTACCAAAGGCAGAGAGTTCTGCAGAAGGAGCGTGCAATA GAAGAGAGAAGAGTGGTCTTCATTGGAAAGATACCTGGACGCATGACTCGGTCAGAGCTGAAACAGAGGTTTTCGGTTTTTGGAGAGATTGAGGAGTGCACCATCCACTTCCGTGTCCAAGG TGACAACTATGGCTTCGTCACTTACCGCTATGCGGAGGAGGCATTTGCAGCCATTGAGAGTGGCCACAAGCTGAGGCAGGCAGATGAGCAACCCTTTGATCTCTGCTTTGGGGGCCGCAGGCAGTTTTGCAAAAGAAGCTATTCTGATCTTG ACTCCAACCGGGAGGACTTTGACCCTGCTCCTGTAAAGAGCAAATTTGATTCTCTTGACTTTGACACATTGTTGAAACAGGCCCAGAAGAACCTCAGGAGGTAA
- the PPRC1 gene encoding peroxisome proliferator-activated receptor gamma coactivator-related protein 1 isoform X3: MAARRGRRDGVAPPLSGGPGPDPGGGVRGSSWGSRSQAPYGTVGSVSGGEQVLLHEEGDDSGFVSLSRLGPCLRDKDLEMEELILQDGTLLGTMHSYMDASLISLIEDFGSLGESRLSLEDQNEVSLLTALTEILDNADSENLSPFDSIPDSELLVSPREGSSLHRLLSLSRTPPERDLITPADPLGSSTGSSRMNGVEMSLTDPPWDFSPPSFLETSSPKLPSWRPPRSRPRWGQSPPPQQRSDGEEEEEVAGFSSELLAGELNNSVSSIPDFPMHLACPEEEDKTATAEMAVQAAGDESISSLSELVRAMHPYCLPNLTHLTALEDELQEQPDDLTLPEDCVVLEIVGQAATAGNDLEIPVVVRQIPAGPQPVLLDDSLEASSALQLLMPTLEAETEAAVPKEALCPEKEGLSLDSKEKLQSACLLEPREVMEPVAPKGPQNPPANATLSSQRARKGRRKKNKEQPAACAESYARRLRSASRGQSTVVTEVTSQAGKLPQEDLQRGVGPSCGRGKPRAWARAWAAVLEKPSSGNLESSAGQASPAQEGPPDLYPNLVDPIQADPVSAHLLVESAQADPMPLDSVEADPTAVDPVLADPVPVAPALVDLASASSELVDPLPADPVLIDPVLADSAAIDPAVVVPISDDLPSVDPVLIIPVQVDSVPSDLAPADPVLVKSRPTDPRRGAVSSAQGSPAPQLLESESSDPPKAISPEVKEVVGPLKGECGTSAITQEVRPRPLSLSEYRRRRQQRQVEAEERSSQPPAGKWPSLPETPTGLADIPCLVIPPAPAKKTALQRNPEAPPEACFVPVGPSPASPNPEPPATKPMASTPTEQVSSQEMPVPARPPPPTVQSMPPTMPTALPFPSGGLVMTPMLSLPSNGQGVPSVPPPPLQPPSLPMSMGPVPPDPYTHYGPVPPWPCYPPVSPSGYPCLPPPPTVPLVSGTPGAYAVPPTCNVPWVPPPAAVPPYSSTCTYGPLGWGPGLQHPPFWPPVPPPPLSLTSVGRAIPPSKVEPSGIPAGPPESVLTVPMAPPLSLGEAGQGAPQIEPTKVEVKPVPASPHLKHKVSSPVHSPPIKASPCLSAESVSVEETASENLKPETQETRPREKPPSPVAKAVLTPASRQSTATKLPAVHPARLRKLSFRPNPRTQGPEDVVQAFISEIGIEASDLSSLLEQFEKSEAKKECPPPAPADSLAVGNSGSVDTPQEKRPLDRLQAPELANVAGLTPPATPPHQLWKPLAAVSLLAKAKSPKSTAQEGTLKPEGVTEAKHPAAARFQEGVHGPSPVHVGSGDHDYCVRSRTPPKKTPALVIPEVGSRWNVKRHQDITIKPVLSLGPASPLPPCTAASQEPLDHRTSNEQADPPAPCLAPSALLSPEASPCRNDMNTRTPPDPSAKQQSVRCYRKACRSASPPGQGWQGRRGRSSRSVSSGSNRTSEASSSSSSSSSSSSRSRSRSLSPPHKRWRRSSCSSSGRSRRCSSSSSSSSSSSSSSSSSSSSRSRSRSPSPRRRSDRRRRYSSYRSHDHYQRQRVLQKERAIEERRVVFIGKIPGRMTRSELKQRFSVFGEIEECTIHFRVQGDNYGFVTYRYAEEAFAAIESGHKLRQADEQPFDLCFGGRRQFCKRSYSDLDSNREDFDPAPVKSKFDSLDFDTLLKQAQKNLRR; encoded by the exons AGCAGATTATCTCTGGAGGACCAGAATGAAGTGTCGCTGCTCACAGCTCTCACAGAGATCTTGGACAATGCAGATTCCGAGAACCTGTCTCCGTTTGACAGCATTCCTGACTCAGAGCTGCTTGTGTCACCTCGGGAGGGCTCCTCT CTACACAGGCTGCTCAGTCTCTCTCGGACACCCCCAGAACGTGACCTCATCACCCCAGCTGATCCACTGGGCTCCAGCACAGGCAGTAGTAGAATGAATGGG GTTGAGATGTCTCTCACAGATCCCCCTTGGGACTTCTCTCCACCTTCCTTCTTGGAGACCTCCTCCCCCAAGCTTCCTAGCTGGAGACCCCCAAGATCAAGACCCCGCTGGGGccagtcccctcctccccagcagcgtagtgatggggaagaggaggaggaggtggctggctTCAGCAGTGAGTTGCTTGCTGGGGAGCTCAACAACTCTGTGAGCAGCATCCCAGACTTCCCCATGCACCTGGCCTGTCCTGAGGAGGAAGATAAAACAGCAACAGCAGAGATGGCAGTGCAGGCAGCTGGTGATGAGAGCATCTCCTCCCTGAGTGAGCTGGTGCGGGCTATGCACCCATATTGCCTGCCCAACCTCACCCACCTGACAGCACTTGAGGATGAGCTTCAGGAGCAGCCGGATGACCTGACGCTGCCTGAGGATTGTGTGGTGCTGGAGATTGTGGGCCAGGCAGCCACAGCTGGCAATGACCTGGAAATACCAGTTGTAGTGCGACAGATCCCTGCTGGACCTCAGCCTGTGCTCCTTGATGACTCCCTAGAGGCCAGTTCAGCCTTGCAGCTGCTCATGCCTACactggaggcagagacagaggctgCTGTGCCCAAGGAAGCCCTCTGCCCTGAGAAAGAGGGGTTGTCACTGGACTCAAAGGAAAAGCTGCAGTCGGCCTGCTTGTTGGAGCCCAGGGAGGTCATGGAGCCAGTGGCACCCAAGGGGCCTCAGAACCCACCAGCCAATGCAACGCTGAGTTCCCAGAGAGCTCgaaagggcaggaggaagaagaaCAAGGAGCAGCCAGCTGCCTGTGCAGAAAGCTATGCCCGGAGGCTGAGGTCAGCCTCTCGTGGGCAGTCTACAGTGGTTACAGAGGTGACCTCTCAGGCAGGCAAGTTGCCTCAGGAGGACCTTCAGAGAGGGGTTGGACCTTCCTGTGGTAGAGGGAAACCCCGGGCTTGGGCTCGGGCCTGGGCAGCTGTCTTGGAGAAGCCTAGCTCTGGGAACTTGGAGAGTAGTGCTGGACAAGCTAGTCCTGCTCAAGAAGGTCCGCCAGACCTCTACCCCAACCTCGTTGACCCCATCCAAGCCGACCCTGTTTCAGCCCATCTCTTGGTTGAATCTGCTCAAGCTGACCCCATGCCACTTGACTCTGTTGAAGCTGATCCTACTGCAGTTGATCCTGTTCTAGCTGACCCTGTACCTGTTGCTCCTGCATTGGTTGACCTTGCTTCAGCCAGCTCAGAGCTTGTTGACCCTCTCCCAGCTGACCCAGTGCTGATTGACCCAGTCCTGGCTGACTCAGCAGCAATTGACCCTGCAGTGGTTGTCCCAATCTCAGATGACTTGCCTTCAGTTGACCCTGTTCTGATTATCCCAGTACAAGTTGACTCTGTTCCCAGTGACCTGGCTCCAGCTGACCCTGTACTAGTTAAGTCTAGGCCAACTGATCCCAGACGTGGTGCAGTATCATCAGCCCAGGGGAGTCCAGCCCCCCAGCTCCTGGAGTCAGAGTCCTCAGACCCCCCAAAGGCCATCAGTCCTGAGGTCAAAGAAGTCGTGGGTCCTCTGAAGGGGGAATGTGGTACCAGTGCCATAACCCAGGAGGTTAGACCTAGGCCTCTTAGCCTATCTGAGTACCGGCGACGAAGGCAGCAGCGTCAAGTAGAGGCAGAAGAGAGgagctcccagcccccagctgggaAGTGGCCCAGCCTCCCAGAGACTCCCACAGGGCTGGCAGACATCCCTTGTCTTGTCATCCCGCCAGCCCCAGCCAAGAAGACAGCTCTGCAGAGAAACCCTGAGGCTCCtcctgaggcttgctttgtgccTGTGGGtccctctcctgcttctcctAATCCCGAGCCACCTGCAACCAAACCTATGGCCTCAACTCCCACTGAGCAGGTGTCATCCCAAGAGATGCCAGTGCCAGCAAGACCTCCACCTCCTACCGTGCAGTCCATGCCCCCTACAATGCCCACTGCTCTGCCTTTTCCCTCAGGTGGGCTGGTCATGACCCCTATGCTGTCCCTTCCCTCAAACGGGCAAGGGGTCCCCAGTGTGCCCCCACCACCCTTGCAGCCTCCGAGTCTTCCGATGTCTATGGGGCCAGTGCCACCTGATCCCTATACCCACTATGGCCCTGTACCACCCTGGCCTTGTTATCCCCCTGTGTCCCCTTCTGGGTATCCTTGCTTGCCACCCCCGCCAACAGTGCCCCTAGTGTCTGGTACTCCTGGCGCCTATGCTGTGCCCCCTACTTGTAATGTGCCTTGGGTACCTCCTCCTGCCGCAGTCCCACCTTATAGCTCCACCTGTACCTATGGGCCTTTGGGATGGGGCCCAGGGCTACAACACCCTCCATTCTGGCCTCCTGTTCCCCCACCTCCTTTGTCTCTAACCTCTGTTGGGAGAGCTATTCCTCCATCCAAGGTGGAGCCCAGTGGCATCCCAGCTGGCCCTCCTGAAAGTGTACTAACTGTGCCAATGGCTCCTCCCCTCAGTCTTGGGGAAGCTGGTCAGGGAGCTCCACAGATAGAGCCCACCAAGGTAGAGGTCAAGCCAGTGCCTGCATCTCCCCATCTGAAACACAAGGTGTCCTCCCCGGTGCACAGCCCTCCGATCAAGGCTTCACCGTGCCTGTCTGCTGAGAGTGTATCTGTTGAGGAAACTGCATCAGAGAATCTAAAGCCTGAGACCCAGGAGACTAGGCCCAGGGAGAAGCCTCCATCTCCTGTTGCCAAGGCTGTTCTCACACCTGCATCAAGACAGAGCACTGCCACCAAACTGCCTGCTGTCCACCCAGCCCGTCTAAGGAAACTGTCCTTCCGGCCTAACCCCCGTACCCAGGGTCCTGAGGATGTGGTGCAGGCTTTCATCAGTGAGATTG GAATTGAGGCATCGGACCTGTCCAGTCTGCTGGAGCAGTTTGAGAAATCAGAAG CCAAAAAGGAGTGCCCTCCCCCGGCTCCTGCTGACAGCCTGGCTGTAGGAAACTCAGG CAGCGTTGACACTCCCCAGGAGAAGAGGCCCCTAGACCGGTTACAAGCCCCAGAACTGGCCAACGTGGCAG gGCTCACCCCTCCAGCTACCCCTCCCCATCAGTTATGGAAGCCCCTGGCTGCTGTTTCACTGCTGGCTAAAGCCAAATCTCCTAAGTCCACCGCCCAGGAGGGAACCCTGAAGCCTGAAGGAGTTACAGAGGCCAAACATCCAGCTGCAGCCCGCTTCCAAGAAGGGGTCCATGGCCCTAGTCCAGTCCATGTGGGCTCTGGGGACCATGACTATTGTGTCCGGAGCaggacccccccaaaaaagacgcCGGCCCTAGTCATTCCAGAGGTGGGCTCCCGGTGGAACGTCAAACGCCATCAGGATATCACCATCAAACCCGTCTTGTCCCTGGGCCcagccagccccctgcccccatgcACAGCTGCCTCCCAGGAGCCACTTGATCACAGGACTAGCAATGAGCAGGCAGATCCTCCAGCCCCCTGCCTTGCCCCATCTGCCTTGCTGTCCCCTGAGGCCTCACCCTGCCGGAATGACATGAACACTAGGACTCCCCCTGACCCCTCAGCCAAGCAGCAGTCAGTTCGCTGTTATCGAAAAGCCTGCAGGTCAGCCAGccccccaggccagggctggcAGGGCCGCCGTGGCCGCAGCAGCCGTTCTGTCAGCTCTGGGTCCAACCGGACCAGCGAAgcatcttcctcctcatcctcatcGTCGTCTTCCTCATCCCGGTCCCGGTCCAGGTCCCTCTCCCCCCCACACAAGAGGTGGCGAAG GTCCAGTTGCAGTTCCTCTGGACGTTCCCGAAGatgctcttcctcttcctcttcctcatcttcctcttcctcttcctcatcctcatCATCCAGTTCCCGAAGCCGGTCCCGCTCTCCATCCCCACGCCGGAGAAGTGACAGGAGGCGGCG GTACAGTTCTTATCGTTCACACGACCATTACCAAAGGCAGAGAGTTCTGCAGAAGGAGCGTGCAATA GAAGAGAGAAGAGTGGTCTTCATTGGAAAGATACCTGGACGCATGACTCGGTCAGAGCTGAAACAGAGGTTTTCGGTTTTTGGAGAGATTGAGGAGTGCACCATCCACTTCCGTGTCCAAGG TGACAACTATGGCTTCGTCACTTACCGCTATGCGGAGGAGGCATTTGCAGCCATTGAGAGTGGCCACAAGCTGAGGCAGGCAGATGAGCAACCCTTTGATCTCTGCTTTGGGGGCCGCAGGCAGTTTTGCAAAAGAAGCTATTCTGATCTTG ACTCCAACCGGGAGGACTTTGACCCTGCTCCTGTAAAGAGCAAATTTGATTCTCTTGACTTTGACACATTGTTGAAACAGGCCCAGAAGAACCTCAGGAGGTAA